The Fusarium falciforme chromosome 4, complete sequence genomic interval ctaacttagtaaatattttatatatatattaagaatctttataatacttaattataaaatacttacttattataaatattaagtaataaattaataataatactatttatatatattatttatactataaagtctaagtaattaagactactaatattaaaccccTCAACTAGCAAGTCGTTCCAAGGCATATCTATGCTTGGTGTGAGTTGCTGCCCTATTTGACTAGTAACCTGTCCGGGGCCCGACGGCTGTAGTTTCAGCCCGAACCATGACATAAACTCTCTATCAACCTCGTCATCAGACAATGAAGGTCGATCAAAAACATCCAACGTGGCCTTTCCGAGCCTCCCGACAATAACTGCACAGCGTTCTCCAACAGAACGCCCATTCGACACACCTCGCAAAAGTCTCTGGCACATGTCAATGTTTGCCTCGGCAATACTTTTGCTCAGCTCGCTGCGTATCACTGAGCTAGATCGCAGGGAATGTAGCATGGTAACCGCTGCCATAAACAACGAATTCAGAGCTACAAATGTGTAGCTAATTCGATTTTTGGCATAGAGAGTATTGTAGCAGGAGATGAGGCTTATGGCAGAATCGGCACAAAGTCTGAGCGCGGAGATTGTACCGACGGGGAATACTCTTGATGGGCGGTAGAGAGAAAGCACCGCATAATGGTATGCGATTTGGAACCACTCTGCCGCTTGCAACATGGCTAGACAACTACCTGGTCCGTAGCGCGGTGCTGTTACCAGCCATGTGTTGAGACTGGTGTAATGAGCCTGACGGACGGCATCCAGATTGTCGTAATCTTTGATGGTGTTGCCCGACGCTGCATGCAGCCAAACATAGATGGCAGCATTGATCTGTCGGAGCTTGATGACATGCAAGAAGGTCGACATGTCTCTAGGATCTTGCACCATGTTGGGGGCCGCCTCCGGGTGACAGAGTTGCTCATCGGTAAGCTGTAGTGGGAAAGGCACAGTGATATCCGAGTCGTTGATGCTCAGAGGTCTACCCATTGCGATAGACATGCTTCGATCCATAGTGTAGATGCACCAGAAGAGACGCCGAGCCATTTGCTGAGATAGCAGACTTTGGCTGGCATTTGAGCTTTCCTCCCGATGAAGGTCGATTCCCAGCCCAATGCGAAGGGCCAGCCCAAGGGTATACCACATATTGACTGACTGGGGTTCGTTTGCTCCATAAAGACAGAGGAGGAGCAAGCACTGGATGCAATCCAGGTCATCAGCTCCCAACACCAGATCAAGGTCCCTGATGGCTGTCTGGAAGAAACTATTGTGCGaatggtgctgctgctgtacTCCCCTGGAGTTGCTTGTCTCGGCACTTGCTATCGCAAGCACCATGTAGACTCGGAAAGGTGACAATGGACGGCCCGACTCGCCTCTTGTCAGGGGAAGGAAATCATTTTCGATAAAGCTTGGCTTGTGAAGAACTGGCAGCTGCGGCCATCGGTTTGTAAAGAATATCTCCACTAGACCTTCAGACTGGACAGCAGGAAGACCGCCGATGAGGTCCACTGGTGTGGGGGACGATTGACTGTCTTGGTCGGCGGCCCAGAGCTGCCAGGGGCTGCCTCGCAAGGCGGGTTCCAAGATGGAGCCTGAGAAGGTAGGACGAAGTATGCGACCGCGGTACACATGATTGTCATGGCCGACGACAGACGAGCCGTACTCTTGGGAAAAGTCTTGAGATGGTTCCGGGCAGCCGCGGGATTCATAGCTTCTCTCGGCGCGCAGTGTCTCCAACTGACCCTCAAGGTCCTGCACCTTTTGCTTCAGTGCTTCACATTGACAATTAGGATCCGGGCGGATGACTAGTCTATTGGAGGGTATGCATCTAGCTTGGACCAAGAGACAGGGTCCGCAAGACGGCAATCTCCCATCACACTTTTACGCTTGTCAGCACGGCCCCGATGCTCACACAAAGCAAGGCAGGGGAGTGGGTGAACCTTTTGCTTCCGCCTTCGGCAGCGTTCGCATGCTGCCGAATTCCTTTTCAGAGGCCGTCGCGGAGTTGCTGACGGGACTGAGGCGACATTGTCCGAAGGAGATCGGGGAGCTCCAGCTTCGGTTGGGTCCATGTCTGGCTGATGCAAGGAAAGTGAAAGATGGAGAATCGGGAGGGGGGGGCATTTAGAAACACGCGTCAGCGCTGGTTACGAAGTGGCGGGGATGTCCATCGGATTCCTCCGATCACGTGGTACTTTGATGATCCCCAACAACCCCCTACCTACATCAGCCACCGATTATGAGGATGGGGTTCTGCAATCGTAGTTACTTCTCAGATTAAACGGAGCTCATGTCATTCTTTGCATATTTGCAACATCACTCGACATGCCCCATTCAACAAGTTTATTACCTGCAGGGAGCTTCGACACCCATGTTCACGTTTTTGATCCTCACGTTGGGCCGTATGACGGATCTAGAGCCTACACTCCCGCCGATGCGCCTCTAAAGGACCTGGTCGCTTTTTCCTCGACGCTCAACAGCTCTGACAGCCCGCTGAACTTGGTCCTCGTTCAGCCATCGCCTTACGGCAATGATAACCGCGTTCTGTTGCAGTCATTGCGTCAACTTCAAAAGAATCACAAGATTGTAGCCCGGGGGGTTGCAGTAGTTGACGTGCTGCAAGTCACCGATGCTGACTTGGCGCAAATGCACCAGGTTGGCGTGCGTGGGCTGCGGATAAATCTCCAGTCAGCGGGCAAAGGTGTAAACTTGGAACAGCTGAAGCTCACCCTCCTTACTGCATCCCAGAAGATACAGCATCTTCCAGGATGGCGGCTTCAGGTATTTGCCCCTGCTACTGTATGGTCAGGTAAGGCCCCCGTGTCAATGTCCATGACTAGCCCCCACTAAAACTTTTCTGCTAGAACTCTACGATTTCATCTTGCAGTTACCTGTTGAGATTATTGTCGATCATATTGGCGGTCTTTTAGGCGCTTCCAGGATTGCCAGCGGTAATGCGGACCCGAACGTGGCACTATCGCAAGCGGGATTCGACAGTCTTGTGAAGCTGGCGCGCAGTCGCCGAGCCTGGATTAAAGTGTCGGGTCTATACCGTGCTTCACTGCGGACCGACTCTTGCTACGATGATCTAGAGGGAATAGTCCGCCGATTGTTCCACGAAGTCCCCGAGCGTTTGATCTGGGCCAGTGACTGGCCGCACACCGGAGAAGGCAAAGCTCGAGCAGGCAAAGACAACGCTGCGCTACTCGCTGAAATCGAAGAGTTCCGCACTATAGATAATGCGAAAATCCTGCAATCGCTACGGAATTGGTCAGAGAGTGAGGATACTTGGAGGAAAATCATGGTCGACAACCCTAGAGAGCTATTTGCTTCCCCTAGATGATGTAGATACGAGCAGAAATAATCCCAATCATTGGCCGAATTAAAATGAAAGATATGAGAGAGAGGTTTAAAGACGGTCTTTGAGCTGAGTTGTCCGTCAAGGGctaggctttaattataataagaaatacatttttaagatattatagcgttatatcttattactaatataatcgCTTTTTTTCATCGTTCTGCTACCTATACTAGAAggcttataccttattatattataaaaggttatttacctcttaaagggTATTCAACTGCTCTAACCTTCCGTACGAGACACCGAAGAAATCACTACAGAAAGAATTCACCTGGAACCGAGCATCATGACATTTGTGGATCAAAGGTTGTCtgcatccatcatcaactaGTCAGCTCCATTCACCAAAACACCTCGTTCATGTCAAATCCAAGCCTCATGAGTTTCACCTCTTAGCATTCTCTACATGACCAGAGTCGGCTGAAATCTGATCCTTTTCACCAACACTACTTTGGAGTTAGCTATCTACTCAGATATTCTGTAAGAGGCTGCCAACTTACTTTTTCGATATCATTGCCCGAAGCGGAAAGAGGGTGACGCATCTTATAGATGGGACGCGAGAAGATAATATCCATGTCGTCAAGGCTAAGTCCACTTGTCTCGGGCACGAAGAAGAAGGTATACACTAGAGCTATGATGCACCAACCAACAAAGAACAGGAAGGCTCCCCAGACGTCCATGCTTCTCAAGAGGCTGGGTGTCACTTTTGTGATGGCAAAGTAGAAGAGCCAGTGGAAACATTGAGATAGTGCACCACCGAAGGATCGGATGCGGTTCGGCCACAGTTCGGCTCCGAAGAGGTAAGGCAGGGTGTACAATCCGACGGCCCAACCAAAAGCGTGGACGTAGATAGCAGCGATAGCCGCATCGGATGCGCTTTTGGGTACGGAGCTTCCTTCGGAACGGAACACGTTGAGGTAGCCTGCGAGGTAGGAGTGGCAGAACATCTGGACTGTGACACCAATCAGAAGTGACTTTCTGCGTCCCATCATGTcgacaaagaagagagaggcaGCTATGGTGCAAACGAGCTTCGCGACGGCGTAGAGCCCTGAGGAATAGATCTTGGTGTTCCGGCCTGTTACTCCAATCAACCCAAAGACTGTGGGAAGGTAGTTGGTAACAGAGTTTGCGCCAGAGAATTGGGCCAGGATATAGGCGATAACAGTGAGCTGAACACGGCGGAAGTTGGAACGCACAAGGAACGTTTCTTTCACGACGGCAAGGAAACCGTTGGATCCGATATGTCTGCCTTCATCCTCCACGGTATGGACAATGTGGCTGTGCTCTTCTAAGATTGTAGGGTGATCGGCAGGTAGGCCTCGTAGAGTGCACAATGCGGTCAGAGCCTCCCCTTCGTGACATCGAATTGCAAGCCACCGCGGTGACTCGACGATAAAGAAGGAGCAGGCGATGCCGATGAACGGGGCAAAGGTCTGGACGAACCAGGGGACTTGGTACTGGAGGTCCAATGTTCCCGAGATATGCACGCTGCAGCCGTACACTACAAAGATACCCAGCCCTTGGGCAAGCAGCATGGCCATGTTGAACCAAAGAGTCATGAAGCCGCGGATGGTCTTGGGTGCAATCTCTGCCAGCGTCATGGGGCCGACAACAGTGCAGGCGCCGATTCCAAGTCCCGCAAAGATTCTACCGAAATAGAGCGCACCAACACTGCCGTAGGAGAAGCAGGAGACCAGGGCCCCGGTGATGTAGATGGTCTGGTAGAGCCTCATTGACTGCTTCCGACCGAGCTTGTcgttgaggaagaaggaCAGGAACGCTCCGACACCAGCGCCGATGTTGACAAAGGATACGAGATTTTCAATCGTCTCGCTGTCGAGTTCGCTGTCGAGGTCATATTGCCTCTTGAAAGATTGAAGCTGAGTAATGGACGCCGCGGAGCCTTCATCCCAACCTGAACAGAACAGTGTCATCAGTAAACATGTATCGGAGAGCCGGCGAACAATATGAACTTACCCTTTGGACACCCGCACAAGGCAAACGTGAAGGCGGTCAAGAATAGTTGCTGGTTGAAAACTTCTCGAGGAAGTGCCTTGATGGCGTTTTTGTATTTGGTAAAGCTCGTTTCCTTCATAGTGACGGTGTTTGAGAGTGGAAGAGAGCGTTGACAAGGTATGACAAGTACTTAAAACCATGTCTTTCCCAGAAGCTAGCATCGCAGTTTTATATATCACCACACCACCAAACGCAACTCAGCTCCGCACTCGCTTCAACCCCATACCCCGCATGTGCTTAGACCAAGCTTGTTTACTGACCCCGTGGGGACCTGACGAGTCACGACTTGGAGTCAAACCAATTCTAGGGAAAGGGTTAGAAACTCTGCGGATCGGACGCATCCGACTATCATACGATGGTCTGGAATGATCTAACGTAGGTAGTCCCCGGCCCCGCACGGTTAGTTATCCTTCTATCGGACCGATCCGACGTAGTTAGGAGAATATCAGGGGTCAAGCCGCAAGGGGGACTGACCTACTCGACATGTTGACCATTCGCGGCAATTGCATTTTGCTGAATCATTTGTAGCCCCGTCTTCATTATCTCAGGTATCATGGCTCGTCTTGCCTATTTTCGTGTCTTGTCCGGATCCTCAGCAACATGGCTGCACTCAAGCATCCGGCCGGTCCCTTCCCGCCCCATTAGCACCGTCTCCCGCCAAAATCGCCTGGCTGCAGCCTACTACAGGGGAGGCTCCTCAAGGGCTGTTTTCTTCAACAGTCAAGACCTCCCCCCGGAAAGTTACCGCGATGACATGTTCCGTGGCGTCATCGGCAGCCCTGACCCGTATGGACGGCAGCTTGACGGTATGGGCGGAGGCATCTCCAGTCTTTCCAAAGTTTGCATCGTCGGACCCTCTACGCATGCCGATGCCGACGTGGACTACACTTTTGTGTCCATAGGAATCAAGAATGAAAAGGTCGATTACTCAAGCAACTGTGGCAACATGTCGGCCGCCGTGGGACCTTATGCAGTAGACTCTGGTCTTATCCCTGTGCCCAGCGATTCGCAAGACCGGTTCACTGTCCGCATCCACAATACAAACACTGGCAAGATCATCAATGCCTCATTCCCAATCGCGGACGGCGAGGCTGTGGCTTCGGGCGATTTCACCATCGATGGAGTCTCGGGCGCTGCAGCTCCTGTTCAGCTCGATTTTGTCAGGCCAGCTGGGTCACGGACAGGAAAGTTGCTTCCTACTGGCAACATTTTGGATATCTTGGATGGCTATCATGCAACGTGCATCGATGTTGGCAATCCTTGTGTCTTTGTATATGCGTCCGAGCTGGGCGTCGATGGTGAACTATCTTCAGATGATATCGAAGCAAACACGGCACTGAAAGAAAAGATCGAGTCAATCCGTCGCCAGgctgccatcgccatggGTCTCGCTGAGAATGTCGACAGCGTCCCCGGGAGTGTCCCTAAGATATCCATCGCCTCGCCGAGGAAGGGTCCGGCAGGCGACGAGATCAATATCCGCGCCATGTCAGTTGGCCAGGCACACAAGGCCGTTCCAGTGACTGTAGCTCTAGCcacagcggcggcggccaagaTACCGGGCAGCACAATCGCTAATTGCCT includes:
- a CDS encoding uncharacterized protein (Related to DUF453 domain protein), with the protein product MARLAYFRVLSGSSATWLHSSIRPVPSRPISTVSRQNRLAAAYYRGGSSRAVFFNSQDLPPESYRDDMFRGVIGSPDPYGRQLDGMGGGISSLSKVCIVGPSTHADADVDYTFVSIGIKNEKVDYSSNCGNMSAAVGPYAVDSGLIPVPSDSQDRFTVRIHNTNTGKIINASFPIADGEAVASGDFTIDGVSGAAAPVQLDFVRPAGSRTGKLLPTGNILDILDGYHATCIDVGNPCVFVYASELGVDGELSSDDIEANTALKEKIESIRRQAAIAMGLAENVDSVPGSVPKISIASPRKGPAGDEINIRAMSVGQAHKAVPVTVALATAAAAKIPGSTIANCLKGSQSGQGLDICHSSGRLRVDASFDDAGELVKATVFRTARRLMDGTIYWK
- a CDS encoding Putative transporter — its product is MKETSFTKYKNAIKALPREVFNQQLFLTAFTFALCGCPKGWDEGSAASITQLQSFKRQYDLDSELDSETIENLVSFVNIGAGVGAFLSFFLNDKLGRKQSMRLYQTIYITGALVSCFSYGSVGALYFGRIFAGLGIGACTVVGPMTLAEIAPKTIRGFMTLWFNMAMLLAQGLGIFVVYGCSVHISGTLDLQYQVPWFVQTFAPFIGIACSFFIVESPRWLAIRCHEGEALTALCTLRGLPADHPTILEEHSHIVHTVEDEGRHIGSNGFLAVVKETFLVRSNFRRVQLTVIAYILAQFSGANSVTNYLPTVFGLIGVTGRNTKIYSSGLYAVAKLVCTIAASLFFVDMMGRRKSLLIGVTVQMFCHSYLAGYLNVFRSEGSSVPKSASDAAIAAIYVHAFGWAVGLYTLPYLFGAELWPNRIRSFGGALSQCFHWLFYFAITKVTPSLLRSMDVWGAFLFFVGWCIIALVYTFFFVPETSGLSLDDMDIIFSRPIYKMRHPLSASGNDIEKCW